TGCGCGTACCGTTGACGCTGCTCGTGATGATAATGCTGCCGCCGCCATTGCTCTTGAGATGCGGAACGGCGAAATGGACGACCAGATAGGTGCCCTTCAGGTTGATGTCGAGGGTCCGATCCCACTCGTCCGGCTGTAGCTCCTCGATTGGCGCCCACACGCCGTTGATACCCGCGTTGGCAAAGACAATATCGAGCTTGCCGAAGCGTTGGATCGCGGCCTCGATAGCGCCTTGAACGGCGTTCGGCTGACTCACATCACACGCCACAAAGAGGGCCTGGCCTCCGCTTGCCTCCAACTGGGCGCGCACCCGCGCGCCCTCTTCCTCGGAGCGATCGGCGATCACCACGGATGCTCCTTCCTCCACAAATCGTTGTGCCGTTGCAGCCCCAATGCCACTGGCTGCGCCAGTGATCAATGCGACCTTGTTTGCCAGCATTGCCATGCTCATCCGCATCCTTTCGCTTGCATCCGCTGTGGCGGTCTATCCCTAGCTGTCGCTCCCGTTGCCGAGGCGCATCCAGCGCTGCTGCAAAACATGTACCATTGAGTGGGATACGTCGCCGCGCCGCCGGAGCCGATCGGCATGGAGATTCGCGGATAGCGCTCATACCGCCAGCCGGTCGCGCGAGACATCCGCCAAGGGAGCCCTCGCGTTTCGGCGATCGGACACGGGCATGCGTCCGCCTGTCGGATGATGGAAGCATTATGTCAAATGTACTTGTTAAGTACACACAGCAGCGCGATCAGCATCCTAAAAGTACGATTATGTCAAATGTACTTGTTAAGTACACACAACGCCTACCGCATCCGATGGCGCGCTCCCGCTAACCGAGGGAGTCAGGCAGCAAGGTATGCTTTCGTTTGCTGCCTCGTACGGCAACCTACCACCGCACCACGCATGATGCACGTTCCCGCACGATCTCCGCTTCCACAACGTCCGCTGTCCCGATCGCTTGCCCACGGCTCGCCATCTGCTGGACCAGTGGAAAAAGCGGCCATCCTACAAGATGCGCGCTGCTTGTTCCAGACGGTACCACATGTGCGCCCAGCCCAGCACATGTTGCGGTTGCAGCGAGAGCAGAGTGGCATGGAAATCGTCTGTCGGCGGGAACGCAGCGAACATGGAGCGAGGATCAGCGCACGATGTTCTGGATCGCGTAGCGACGGGAGCGGGGAGCGCTGGGCACGCGCATCGTCCATCTCGTGGGGCCTGACGCGGAGATGCGTGGAGGACCTTCCGCACGAGCCAGCGTCCGTCTTTGCGCTGTTAGGTCGCGCGCCTGACGCGCACGCAAACGCCCTGCTCAGCACGCGCGACCCATAGCTCCAAGAGGTTGTATTATGTCAAATGTACTTGTTAAGTACAGCGATGGCGATCTAGGCGCGCAGCTCCTCAACCAGCTGCTCAAGCTCAGGAAAATGCTCGCGGGCAACATAATCGAGCAGCACCGTGCGATCG
The genomic region above belongs to Herpetosiphonaceae bacterium and contains:
- a CDS encoding SDR family NAD(P)-dependent oxidoreductase, translated to MRMSMAMLANKVALITGAASGIGAATAQRFVEEGASVVIADRSEEEGARVRAQLEASGGQALFVACDVSQPNAVQGAIEAAIQRFGKLDIVFANAGINGVWAPIEELQPDEWDRTLDINLKGTYLVVHFAVPHLKSNGGGSIIITSSVNGTRSFSGAGAAAYSSSKAGQVAFMKMMALELGRHNIRCNAVCPGYVPTQIQDRTEQRHTDTIGLDVELPKGSPAIDEGAGEPREVADVCLFLASDLSRHVSGVEIFVDGGASLLR